From Nitrospirota bacterium, the proteins below share one genomic window:
- a CDS encoding metalloregulator ArsR/SmtB family transcription factor: MKSIPIDRSIYEMQADICKTLTNPKRIEILNTLRNEEKTVTELVTALGASKANVSQHLAVMRHKGILTTRREGVNIYYRVSNPKVIEACSLMKEVLFEQHAARKKAVTGA; encoded by the coding sequence ATGAAGAGCATCCCAATCGATAGATCGATCTATGAAATGCAAGCCGACATCTGCAAGACCCTCACCAACCCCAAACGGATCGAGATCCTGAACACGCTCCGCAATGAAGAAAAGACCGTGACCGAACTGGTGACGGCCCTGGGCGCATCGAAAGCGAATGTCTCGCAGCACCTCGCGGTAATGCGCCACAAGGGGATCCTGACGACGCGGCGCGAAGGCGTGAACATCTACTACCGCGTCTCGAATCCCAAGGTCATCGAAGCATGCTCCCTGATGAAGGAAGTTCTTTTTGAACAGCATGCCGCGAGGAAAAAAGCGGTGACCGGGGCATAG